The following coding sequences lie in one Cannabis sativa cultivar Pink pepper isolate KNU-18-1 chromosome 5, ASM2916894v1, whole genome shotgun sequence genomic window:
- the LOC133037754 gene encoding putative receptor-like protein kinase At3g47110 encodes MIPQQLGNLSSLLYLGLGHNLDLYVDNLHWVSSLSSLESLDLSYVNLSKAYDHWLLALNMIPSLQELRLSYCYLSHIHFPSHINLTSLETLDLSYNSLKLGGSILCTFRNNMSLLIYLDLSSNNINSVIPNCFYSFSNLEHLHLSNTNLHGIISSDVANLTSIVNLNLRGNALAGKIPSFMGKLCNLEEFDLAGNNYKGSVSMVFESLSGCLSKSLKSLNLGGNSFDSFTGQILETYMRHFKKLHVLSLRNNIFSGPIPLSIFGNLISLKTLDLSSNNFSGPLPEFHASLSKLESLSID; translated from the coding sequence ATGATTCCCCAACAACTTGGAAATCTCTCAAGTTTACTCTATCTTGGGCTTGGACATAATTTAGACTTATATGTTGACAATCTTCATTGGGTCTCTAGTCTTTCTTCATTGGAATCACTAGACTTATCTTATGTTAATCTTAGTAAGGCATATGATCATTGGCTTTTAGCATTAAATATGATCCCTTCCTTGCAAGAATTACGCTTGTCCTATTGTTATCTTAGTCATATTCATTTTCCATCTCACATAAATCTTACATCCCTTGAGACACTTGACCTGAGTTACAACTCTCTTAAGCTTGGAGGTTCAATTCTTTGCACCTTTCGAAATAACATGAGCCTTTTAATATATCTTGATTTGTCTAGCAATAACATAAACTCTGTCATTCCCAATTGCTTTTATAGTTTTTCCAATCTTGAACACCTCCACCTTTCTAATACTAATCTGCATGGAATTATCTCAAGTGATGTAGCAAATTTGACCTCTATAGTCAATTTAAACTTGAGGGGTAATGCTCTAGCAGGAAAAATCCCTTCATTTATGGGAAAACTATGCAATTTGGAAGAATTTGATTTAGCAGGCAATAATTACAAAGGCAGCGTCTCAATGGTTTTCGAAAGCTTGTCAGGTTGTCTTTCTAAAAGTTTGAAGTCATTGAATTTGGGAGGAAATTCGTTTGATTCATTCACTGGCCAAATCTTGGAAACTTACATGagacattttaaaaaattacatgttCTTTCACTtagaaataatatattttctgGTCCCATTCCATTGTCAATATTTGGAAACTTAATATCCTTGAAGACATTAGATCTTTCTTCAAATAATTTCAGTGGACCTCTTCCAGAATTCCATGCTTCTCTCTCAAAGTTAGAATCCCTTTCTATTGACTGA
- the LOC133038073 gene encoding receptor-like protein EIX2 — translation MIDLDNNNLNGIIPSSIGFLRNLESLHLRNNSLVGEVPESLKNCLALSGLDLGLNKLVGTIPRWIGSLPSLGLLVLRSNNLTGLIPAELCKLLILQILDTGNNNLMGKIPRCFKNLTSFYFSVDTQEARENVNLVVKGREGQYNTILFLVRVLDFSRNQLSGEIPEELTSLQGLQSLNLSRNYLSGNIPIEIDNMIWLESLDLSRNHLFGHIPKSLSSLSFLSHLNLSYNNLSGQIPIGTQLQSMDASSFIGNKLCGPPLKKCIEDHDTTHSNGSKEDGEYWFRLGIGMGFGVSFLGVIVTLVGDTNSNSTLCIETEKQALLSFKKYLVDDDNKLVSWNVSEEEDCCKWAGISCNVLTGHVSKLSLKDGSFTGKINPSLLNLTHLVNLDLSLNNFGGIPIPSFVGSLVSLRYLNLTDGGFSGMIPHHLGNLSSLLYLGLGDNYDLYVDNLHWISSLSSLESLDLSSVNLSKASDHWLLAINMIPSLQELHLFYCYLTHIHFPSSHINLTSLETLDLSYNFLELGGSIPCTFRNNMSLLKYLDLSRNNIDSVIPKCFFSFPNLEHLHLSNTKLQGIISTDIANLSSSIVSLDLSINALSGKIPTSMGKLCKLEEFNLALNRYKGSVSMIFQSLSGCLAKNMKSLNFFDSFDGQIVDKIKEFENLGDFFLHSNRFSGPIPNLIFTNLKSLKSLSLFSNRFSGPLPESLASLSKLESLDISDNHLSGPLPKSLGSLSQLQTLTISNNHFSGLLPESLGSLTQLESLRISDNHLNGPLPKSLWSLSNLEYLSIASNCFEGYVHEVHF, via the exons ATGATAGACTTGGATAACAATAATTTGAATGGAATTATTCCAAGCTCTATTGgctttttaagaaatttagaatCATTGCATCTTCGCAATAATAGCCTTGTTGGAGAAGTACCAGAATCTCTTAAGAATTGTTTGGCTTTATCTGGACTTGATCTTGGTCTTAATAAGTTGGTGGGAACTATACCAAGATGGATCGGAAGTCTTCCAAGCTTGGGCCTTCTTGTTCTCCGTTCAAACAACTTGACAGGTCTTATTCCAGCCGAGTTGTGTAAGCTTCTCATACTTCAAATATTGGATACTGGAAATAACAATTTGATGGGGAAAATACCAAGATGTTTCAAAAATTTAACTTCATTTTACTTTAGTGTTGATACTCAAGAGGCTAGAGAGAATGTGAATCTTGTTGTTAAAGGAAGGGAAGGACAATACAACACCATCTTATTTCTCGTGCGTGTCTTAGATTTCTCAAGGAACCAATTATCAGGTGAAATCCCAGAAGAACTTACAAGTCTTCAAGGATTACAATCGTTGAATTTGTCAAGAAACTATTTGAGTGGGAACATTCCAATAGAAATTGATAATATGATATGGTTGGAATCTCTTGATCTCTCAAGGAACCATTTGTTCGGTCACATTCCTAAAAGTTTGTCAAGTTTATCATTCTTGAGTCACTTGAACTTGTCATACAACAACTTGTCGGGACAAATTCCAATAGGCACGCAATTGCAAAGCATGGATGCTTCTAGCTTTATTGGCAACAAATTGTGTGGACCACCGCTCAAAAAGTGTATTGAAGATCATGACACAACGCATTCAAATGGAAGTAAGGAAGATGGTGAATATTGGTTCCGATTGGGCATAGGAATGGGGTTTGGAGTGAGCTTTCTTGGTGTTATTGTTACGTTAGTG GGAGACACCAACTCCAACTCCACACTCTGCATTGAAACAGAAAAGCAAGCTCTTTTGAGTTTCAAGAAGTATTTGGTTGATGATGATAACAAATTGGTGTCGTGGAATGTTTCTGAAGAAGAAGATTGCTGCAAATGGGCTGGAATTTCTTGCAACGTTCTTACTGGCCACGTCTCAAAGCTTTCCCTTAAGGATGGTTCTTTTACAGGCAAGATCAATCCCTCCTTACTTAATCTCACACATCTAGTTAACTTAGACTTGAGCTTAAACAATTTTGGAGGGATTCCAATTCCGAGTTTTGTGGGTTCTCTTGTGAGTTTAAGATATCTTAACCTCACAGATGGAGGATTTAGCGGAATGATTCCCCACCATCTTGGAAATCTCTCAAGTTTGCTCTATCTTGGGCTTGGAGATAATTATGACTTATATGTTGACAACCTTCATTGGATCTCTAGTCTTTCTTCGTTGGAATCTCTAGACTTATCTAGTGTTAATCTTAGTAAAGCATCTGATCATTGGCTTTTAGCAATAAATATGATCCCTTCCTTGCAAGAATTACACTTGTTCTATTGTTATCTCACTCATATTCATTTTCCATCATCTCACATAAATCTTACATCCCTTGAAACACTTGACTTGAGTTACAACTTTCTTGAGCTTGGAGGTTCAATTCCTTGTACCTTTCGAAATAACATGAGCCTTTTAAAATATCTTGATTTGTCTCGCAATAATATAGACTCTGTTATTCCTAAATGCTTTTTTAGTTTTCCCAACCTTGAACACCTCCACCTTTCTAATACCAAACTGCAGGGCATTATCTCAACTGACATAGCAAATTTGAGCTCTTCTATTGTCAGTTTGGACTTGTCAATTAATGCTCTATCAGGAAAAATACCAACATCCATGGGAAAACTTTGTAAATTGGAAGAATTTAATTTGGCACTCAATAGATACAAAGGTAGTGTTTCAATGATATTTCAAAGCTTGTCAGGTTGTCTTGCAAAAAATATGAAGTCGTTGAATTTCTTTGATTCCTTTGATGGTCAAATAGTggataaaataaaagagtttgagaatttaggtgatttttttcttcattctaATAGATTTTCAGGGCCCATTCCAAATctaatatttacaaacttaaaatcatTGAAGTCATTAAGTCTTTTTTCTAACCGTTTCAGTGGACCTCTTCCAGAAAGCTTGGCCTCTCTCTCAAAGTTAGAATCCCTCGATATTTCAGATAACCATTTAAGTGGTCCTCTACCAAAAAGTCTTGGGTCTCTCTCACAATTACAAACACTAACAATTTCCAATAACCATTTCAGTGGTCTTCTACCAGAAAGTCTTGGGTCTCTCACTCAGCTAGAATCCCTCCGTATTTCAGATAACCATTTAAATGGTCCTCTACCAAAAAGTCTTTGGTCTCTCTCAAATTTAGAATATCTTTCTATCGCATCAAATTGTTTCGAAGGTTATGTGCATGAAGTTCATTTTTGA
- the LOC133038074 gene encoding receptor-like protein EIX2: MSNTGISDVIPTWLWNFSSAYDIDLSRNHIYGEIPIFPNDGSYMLNLSYNKLTGPLPRIPISYMLDLSNNYLSGNISNFLCDPTSFARNVLALYLENNLLSGKIPNCWMYWPSLNLIDLDNNNLTGKIPNSMGSLLSLKSLHLHNNNLIGEIPKPIKNCTALNGLDLGFNKLVGTIPRWIGSLPMLRFLVLRSNNFTGHIPVELCKLSKLQVLDASNNILTGKISNCFNNLTAMTSKSQKDPIYYYYGVNDQRPRENANLVIKGRENQYNTILYLLSTFDLSSNKLLGEIPEQLTSLDALQSLNLSRNYLSGSIPKKIDSMTDLESLDLSRNRLCGHIPTGLSGLSFLSHLNLSYNNLSGQIPIGTQLQSMDASSFIGNELCGPPLKKCIEDRDTMHSNGSEEDGEREDDEYWFRLGIGMGFGVSFLGVIVSLVVCGFWRRAYFWYFEEYLCNKFVDYFIKINYMF; the protein is encoded by the coding sequence ATGTCCAATACTGGAATTTCTGATGTAATTCCTACTTGGTTGTGGAATTTTTCTTCTGCTTATGATATTGACTTGTCCAGAAACCATATTTATGGGGAAATTCCTATTTTTCCAAATGATGGTTCTTATATGTTAAACTTGAGTTACAATAAGTTAACAGGACCATTACCTCGTATTCCAATTTCGTACATGCTAGATCTTTCAAATAATTACTTGTCTGGTAACATTTCTAATTTCCTTTGTGATCCAACGAGTTTTGCAAGAAACGTTTTGGCCCTGTATCTCGAAAATAATCTTTTATCAGGAAAGATTCCTAACTGTTGGATGTATTGGCCATCATTAAATTTGATAGATTTGGATAACAATAATCTAACTGGGAAAATTCCAAACTCTATGGGATCTTTACTTAGCTTAAAGTCATTGCATCTTCACAATAACAACCTTATTGGTGAAATACCAAAACCTATTAAGAATTGTACAGCCTTAAATGGACTCGATCTTGGTTTTAATAAGTTGGTGGGCACTATACCAAGATGGATCGGAAGTCTTCCAATGCTGCGTTTTCTTGTCCTTCGTTCTAACAACTTCACAGGTCATATTCCAGTTGAACTCTGTAAACTTTCCAAGCTTCAAGTATTAGATGctagtaataatattttgacgGGAAAGATATCGAATTGTTTCAATAATTTAACAGCTATGACGTCTAAATCACAAAAAGAtccaatttattattattatggcgTCAATGATCAAAGACCTAGAGAGAATGCAAATCTTGTTATCAAAGGAAGGGAAAACCAATACAACACTATCTTATACCTCTTAAGTACCTTCGATCTATCTAGCAACAAGTTATTAGGAGAAATTCCAGAACAACTTACAAGTCTCGATGCGTTGCAATCATTGAATTTGTCGAGAAATTATTTGAGTGGGAGCATTCCTAAAAAGATTGATAGTATGACTGACCTGGAATCTCTTGATCTCTCAAggaaccgtttgtgtggtcatATTCCTACAGGTTTGTCAGGTTTATCATTCTTGAGTCACTTGAACTTGTCATACAACAACTTGTCGGGACAAATTCCAATAGGCACGCAACTACAAAGCATGGATGCCTCTAGCTTTATTGGCAACGAATTGTGTGGACCACCGCTCAAAAAGTGTATTGAAGATCGTGACACAATGCATTCAAATGGAAGTGAGGAAGATGGAGAAAGGGAAGATGATGAATATTGGTTTAGATTGGGCATAGGAATGGGGTTTGGAGTGAGCTTTCTAGGTGTTATTGTTTCGTTAGTGGTTTGTGGATTTTGGAGGCGTGCTTACTTTTGGTATTTCGAAGAATATTTGTGTAACAAGTTTGTGGACTATTTCATCAAAATAAATTACATGTTTTGA